A window of the Candidatus Deferrimicrobiaceae bacterium genome harbors these coding sequences:
- a CDS encoding NADH-quinone oxidoreductase subunit C, which produces MEPKAIFEAVKAKFGDAVVELQEEGFRPAFLVVSPESVREVSLFLRDDPAMKFDSLMCLSGVDYKDRFAVVYHLYSLTIGHQIGVKAYLPREAPSLPSVDGVWPAANFQEREAYDLYGIVFEGSWDLRRILLPEDWEGHPLRKDYKYPEFYHGIKV; this is translated from the coding sequence TTGGAACCGAAAGCGATCTTCGAGGCGGTCAAGGCGAAATTCGGCGACGCGGTGGTGGAACTCCAGGAGGAGGGCTTCCGCCCGGCCTTCCTGGTCGTGTCTCCGGAGTCGGTCCGGGAGGTCTCCCTGTTCCTGCGCGACGACCCCGCGATGAAGTTCGACTCGCTCATGTGCCTGTCCGGCGTCGACTACAAGGACCGCTTCGCCGTCGTCTACCATCTCTATTCCCTTACGATCGGCCACCAGATCGGGGTCAAGGCGTACCTTCCCCGGGAGGCGCCGTCGCTGCCGAGCGTCGACGGGGTCTGGCCGGCGGCGAACTTCCAGGAGAGGGAGGCGTACGACCTCTACGGGATCGTCTTCGAGGGGTCCTGGGACCTGCGACGCATCCTGCTTCCGGAGGACTGGGAGGGGCACCCGCTGCGCAAGGACTACAAGTACCCCGAGTTCTACCACGGGATCAAGGTATGA